The following coding sequences lie in one Pempheris klunzingeri isolate RE-2024b chromosome 13, fPemKlu1.hap1, whole genome shotgun sequence genomic window:
- the LOC139212059 gene encoding synapse differentiation-inducing gene protein 1-like, which yields MESLSELQNPLLDKSSRHVVHNDYQGYQCDYPSQPYQDSLIGYYYTGTNGKHKTQQFLDATSLHLAVEAFYRPNFILYKDDVSLHSKDSKSESFETTFTESKDALSGGVSTENPLDGLQGEKDAKIQTVSYEVEEEQGPEYESDSSSDSESEDNFIVLPPRDYLGLTIFSMLCCFWPLGIVAFYYSHKTGKAIAKGDFSRAGMSSRRALFLAALSITIGTGMYVGVVVALIAYLSKPGHV from the exons ATGGAGAGCCTCAGTGAGCTCCAGAACCCCCTGcttgacaaaagcagcagacaCGTGGTGCACAACGATTACCAGGGTTACCAGTGTGATTACCCCAGCCAGCCTTACCAGGACAGCCTCATTGGCTACTACTACACCGGGACTAATGGCAAGCATAAGACTCAGCAGTTCTTGGATGCCACATCCCTGCATCTAGCTGTGGAAGCCTTCTACAGGCCCAACTTCATCCTGTACAAGGACGACGTGAGTCTTCACAGCAAGGACTCCAAGAGCGAGAGCTTTGAGACCACTTTCACAGAGAGTAAGGACGCTTTGTCGGGTGGAGTTTCCACAGAAAACCCTCTGGACGGCTTACAAGGGGAGAAGGATGCGAAGATACAGACGGTGTCGtatgaggtggaggaggagcagggtcCTGAGTacgag AGTGACAGCTCCAGTGACAGTGAGAGTGAGGACAACTTCATTGTGCTGCCCCCTCGGGACTATTTGGGCCTCACCATCTTCTCCATGCTCTGCTGCTTCTGGCCCTTGGGCATCGTTGCCTTTTACTACTCTCACAAG actgGCAAGGCCATCGCTAAGGGAGACTTCTCCAGAGCAGGAATGAGCTCCAGAAGAGCCCTATTCCTGGCTGCTCTTTCCATCACCATTGGAACAGGGATGTACGTGGGGGTGGTTGTGGCCCTCATCGCCTACCTGTCCAAGCCTGGACACGTATAG